In Salvia splendens isolate huo1 unplaced genomic scaffold, SspV2 ctg962, whole genome shotgun sequence, one DNA window encodes the following:
- the LOC121791903 gene encoding 14 kDa proline-rich protein DC2.15-like — protein sequence MASRAAIFVVLNILFFTLASSTNAPCPPSSPTPIPKPPSPAHHGHKASKGKCPKDTLKLGVCANLLNDLVHLVVGTPPKTPCCTLIEGLADLEAAVCLCTALKANVLGNNLNVPVSLSLLVNYCGKKVPSGFQCA from the coding sequence ATGGCTTCAAGAGCTGCCATTTTCGTTGTCCTAAACATTCTCTTCTTCACACTAGCAAGCTCAACCAATGCCCCATGCCCTCCTTCATCTCCGACTCCGATCCCAAAGCCACCATCCCCGGCCCACCACGGCCACAAGGCGTCGAAGGGAAAGTGCCCCAAAGACACCTTGAAATTGGGGGTTTGCGCCAACTTACTGAATGACTTAGTGCACCTTGTGGTGGGGACACCTCCCAAAACCCCATGCTGCACTCTCATTGAGGGTTTGGCCGATCTCGAGGCGGCCGTGTGCCTCTGCACTGCGCTCAAGGCCAATGTGTTGGGAAACAACCTCAACGTGCCCGTCTCGCTCAGCTTGCTCGTCAACTACTGCGGCAAGAAGGTGCCATCCGGCTTCCAATGCGCATAA
- the LOC121791904 gene encoding 14 kDa proline-rich protein DC2.15-like — translation MASRGVIFIVFNILLFTMVSSNKVTCPPPSKPPVPAPKAPSPAPKPPSPAPKPSSPAPKPPSKGKCPKDTLKLGVCANLLNDLVHLVVGNPPKTPCCTLVKGLADLEAAVCLCTALKANVLGNNLNLPISLSLLLNYCGKKVPTGFQCP, via the coding sequence ATGGCTTCAAGAGGTGTGATTTTCATTGTTTTCAACATTCTCTTGTTCACAATGGTGAGCTCAAATAAGGTCACATGCCCTCCTCCATCTAAACCTCCTGTCCCGGCCCCCAAGGCGCCGTCCCCAGCTCCCAAGCCCCCGTCCCCTGCGCCCAAGCCTTCGTCCCCAGCCCCCAAGCCGCCATCGAAGGGGAAGTGCCCCAAAGACACACTCAAATTGGGAGTGTGTGCCAACTTGTTGAATGACTTGGTGCACCTTGTGGTGGGAAACCCTCCCAAGACACCATGCTGCACCCTCGTCAAGGGTTTGGCGGATCTCGAAGCCGCGGTGTGCCTCTGCACTGCACTCAAAGCCAATGTGTTGGGAAACAACCTCAATTTGCCCATCTCGCTCAGCTTGCTCTTGAACTACTGCGGCAAGAAGGTGCCcactggcttccaatgcccatAA